The Cryomorphaceae bacterium 1068 genomic sequence ACGTGAAATCTTGTGAATGTCAACCAGATTTTCAGCGGTTTGTCCCATCGCATCAGTTCCATAGATCTCTTCCATTTTCGGATTGATAAATCTCCATCCGAAACTGGAGTCATAGAGTTTGCTGTCTTGGCCGAATGGTGCTGAAGCTTTAGACAGAACCCAGGGTCCGCGAGTCATGTGTTCCATTCCTGCCGCGATGAAGACGTCGCCTTCATTCGTTTTCACGGCTCGATAAGCGTGCACGATAGCGCTCATTCCTGATGCGCATAATCTGTTTACGGTTTCACCGGGCACAGTGAAGGGGAGGCCTGCTAGAAGAAGAGCCATTCTGGCCACATTTCGGTTGTCCTCACCGGCTTGGTTGGCGCATCCCATAATTACATCATCGATTGCATTCCAATCCATATTGGGGTAGCGGTCCATGAGCCCCTTGATAGGGTGTGCGGCTAAATCATCAGCTCGAACTGAACTTAAAGTTCCTCTGAATCTGCCTATTGGCGTTCTAATTCCATCTACGATATATGCTTCTTTCATGTTAGATTTCCCAGTCTTTTGAAGTTCTATAAACACTACCGAAGAAAGATGCCACGACCTCTTCGTCCTGATTGGTAATGGTGATTTGGTAGTGTGCTACCTTTTCGCCGAGGTTGGTCTCGCGGGCTTCAGCAGTCAGCGTATCACCCGAATGAACCTGTCGGAAGTGAGCGATGGATGTTCCCGTTGAAACTGCCATTTTTCCGTGGCCATTGCTGGCAAAGGCCAGTGCGCTGTCGGCTAAGCTGTAAGTCACACCGCCATGCGCAATACCGAAGCCATTGAGCATTTCGTCCTTCACTTTCATTTTGAGCTTTGCGTAGCCCTTGTCCACTACGATTACCTCTATGCCCAGCCATTGGCTAAAGGCATCCTTCTTCATCATCGTTTCGACGATTTTCCATGATGATGGCTTTTTATCGGACATTAATTTTCAATTAGATTTTCGGAATAGAAGGTCTTTTTCTCTTCGACCATCCTTTTGAGTAAAACACTTGGTCTATAACGGTCTTCTCCATATAAATCTTGCAATGCCTCAAGCTGTTTCAGGACTTCGTCAATACCGAGTTCGTCGGCCCATTGGAAGAGGCCTTTCGGGTAATTCACTCCACGGGTCATGGCTAGTTCGATACCTTCGCGTGTAGAAATATTGAGGTAGAGAGCATCGGCTGCCTCATTGATCAACATGACCAAAATTCTGTGAAGCACCTTTTGTCCCAGTTCCACATCTTCATTGGGTTTGGGATTATTTGCCGCATCGCTATAATCGTAATAACCTTTGCCTGATTTTCGTCCCAGCCATCCGGCTTCCATCATTCGCTTTTGAGTGAATGACGGTCTGTATCGAGGATCGTAAAAGAACTCTTTGAAAACGGTTTCCGTTACAACGTAGTTGATGTCATTACCGATGTAATCCATCAATTCAAAGGGTCCCATCCTAAAGCCTCCCAGTTCTTTTACGGCCCAATCAATGGTAGGTACGTCGGCAATTCCCTCTTCTAGTATGCGCAGGGCTTCACCGTAAAACGGGCGTGCTACTCTATTGACGATAAAGCCTGGAGTGTCCTTGGCAATCACGGTAACTTTCCCCCAGGAATCGATTAAATTCCTTGCTTCAACAAGCGTATCACCGGACGTTTGAACGGCAGGGATGATCTCCACTAGAGGCATCAACGGAGCAGGGTTGAAAAAGTGAATCCCCAAGACCCTTTGAGGCTTCGAACAAGCTGATGCTATTTTGGCAATACTCAAACTTGACGTATTGGTTGCAAGTATGGTATTGTCGTCTGCTATTAGTTCTAAGTGGCTGAAAAGGTTCCTTTTAACGCCCAAGTCTTCAACTATTGCTTCAATCATAAGTCCCGTACCCGTCAGGTCTTCTAGGTGATTGCAAAACTCAATTCTGTTGTAGATTGATTCTCCTTCTTTTTGGGTTATCCGTTCTTTTTCGACAAGTCTATCCAGTATTTTTTTAAGCTTCGTAGCAGCGCTGTCCAGTGCTTCACTGTTATTGTCAAACAGGCAGACATCATGGCCTGCGGCAGCCGCAACTTGGGCTATTCCGGCCCCCATTGATCCGCTTCCGATTATTGCAATTTTAGTGTCTTTGTCTAATCTACTCATGTTTTATTCTCCTTTAAACTCGGGTTTCCTTTTTTCTAAAAAGGCCGTTACGCCCTCGTTGTAATCATGCGTACCGCCTGCCCTCGTTTGAAGTTGTTCCTCCAACGCCAGCTGAGATGACAAATTATTTTGCATAGAGCGGTTCAGTGCTTTCTTTGTGTAAGCCAATCCTTTCGTAGGCATTGCAGCTAGTTTGGCAGCAGTAGCTTCAACAGCAGAATCAAATTCATCGTCCGGCACTGCCTTGTAAATCATTCCCATTTCCATTGCATCGTTAGCCGATACTTTGTCGCCGAGCATCATTAGAGCTGAAGCTCTTTGAAAGCCGACTAGCCTTGGAAGAAAAAAGGTCCCTCCACTATCGGGGATGAGGCCTATTTTGCTAAATGCTTGAATGAAGGATGATGATTCGCAAGCAAGAACGACATCACAGGCCAATGCAATATTGGCTCCGGCACCTGCGGCAACGCCATTTACAGCGGCAATCACAGGCTTATCCAAATTCCTGATTTTTTCGATAATCGGGTTGTAGTGGTCACGAACGATACTTGTGAGAAGAGGACCCTCAGGGTCTGTTACCTCCTGTAAGTCTTGCCCGGCGCAAAATGCTTTTCCTATGCCCTGTATCACAACCGCACGAACAGATTTATCGGCTTGACAAGAATCCAAGGCCGCATGCAAGGCAAAGGACATTTCCTTGTTGAAGCTATTGAATACTTTCGGTCGATTGAGCTTGAGAAAGGTTATGCCTCCCTGCTTTTCGATTAGAATTGATTCCATTTTGATCATTGAAATTGGATGAGCGAAGTTAATTGAAAAGATAGAGCCTACAAGAGAACTCAGGCTTCTCCTATGGCTGGATATCAAGAATTAAAATATTGACATCTTCCTATTTGTTTTCGTAGCTTTCGAAGCAGTTTATTCAAAATCTAACCGATATGAAATTTCGTTTAACATTAGTTGCCATACTCATTTCAGCATTTGCATTTTGCCAAAACCTCGAAGGTCGTTGGGTGAATTCAAGTTTTACAGGCGAAGAAAATGTAGCCTATGAATTTTTAAAAGATAACAAGGTGAAGATATTTTATGCAGGGACCCAGTTGACTGAAGGAGCGGTTGAGTATGAAATCAAAAAGAATGGAGATTTATACATCATTATCTTGCAGTACCAAAACGTCTTGAATAATTATAGCGCCAATACCATTGGCTTGGTGAAAGTAATAGACAAGGACAGAATAGAGATGGAGTTTTGGGACAGAAAAGACGCACCAAAAGAGCTGGGATTTAGCGACGAATCTTTGCTTTACACGAAAGAGTAGACCATTTCCATATTTCACAATTGAGGCAATGTATAATTAAATCCAATGATCGATTCTTCGAACTTGTCATCTCAATTTCAAGTACCTACCGATGGATCCTTTGTCTTAAGTGATCATCATTCTACTTGGTCGGCTCCTTTGGGTATTGAAAGTCTCACGGGCAAAGAGCTAAAGAAAGCCGCCAAGAAGTTTTTGAAGGAAAACCTCAAGCAGCTTCAGGAAGCTCAAGAGTTGCTTTGGGCCAGCAATAGACGAAGCATGCTTCTGATCTTCCAAGCTATGGACGCGGCTGGTAAGGATAGTACCATAAAACATGTGATGACGGGCATCAATCCTCAAGGGGTGAGTGTAACCAGTTTTAAGCAGCCTTCGAAAGAAGAATTGGAGCATAACTTTTTGTGGCGGTATTGGAATAAAATGCCCGAAAGAGGACAAATCGGAATTTTCAATCGATCGTATTACGAAGAGGTGTTGGTAGTAAAAGTGCACCCCGAAATACTCGACGCAAGACCTCTTCCAAGGGGGCCTAGAGGAACTGAATTTTGGGAAGCCCGATATGAGGATATCAATACCATGGAGCGGCATCTCTTCAGAAGTGGAAAAGTGATTCTGAAATTTTTCTTGAATGTTTCAAAGGAGGAACAAAAGAAGCGCTTCATTGATCGGCTGAGCATACCCGAAAAACATTGGAAGTTTACTGAAAGTGATGTTCAGGAAAGGCAACACTGGGATCGTTATATGCAAGCCTTTGAAGAAGCCATAAAGGCAACTTCTACCGAATGGGCTCCGTGGCACGTAATTCCTGCTGATAATAAATGGAAGATGAGAGGGTTGGTCTCATCTATTATTACTGAAAAGATTCTTAGTTTGAACTTGGAGTTTCCTCAAGTGAGTGAAGATGAAAAGGCTCGATTGCAAGAGATCAAAAAGAAGCTGGAAAATGAGTAGGAAATCACCCTTAAATTCAGGAATATTCTATTTCTTTACTCACTCAAACCAAAGCTTTTTCAAATGAAATTTCCTATACATCTTTTATTCGCTCTTGCTATCTTATTTCACTCTTGTGGAAACGGAGATTCTGCTGAGTCAGACACATCAGAGGCAGATAGTGTCAAAACGGAAAAACATGTAGTAGCTGATCCACACAACAGCCAAAATGCATTAGACTGGACCGGAACCTATTCGGGCGTTCTTCCCTGCGATGCCTGTGATGAACTTCAAGCTGAAATAACCCTCGAGGAGAACGGTCGATTTTCTCGAAAGCTAGTTTATAAGGGCAAATCAAAGACTCCCTTGCTCAGCTCAGGAATCTTCGAGTGGAATGAAGCGGGTTCTGAAATTACATTGAAGAGCTTCAAAGGAAATGGGCAAGTATACAAGGTAGGAGAGAACAGACTCATTTACCAGGTGCCTGAGGGTGGTTCGGTAGAATACATTTTATCTAAAGTGGTTGAGAAGGCCGATGAGCCTGTATGAGATTAAGCTCTCATTCAAGGTCTCTTGATCTAAATAACTGCCGTTTTGATAATTGGGCCCAAAATATCCGCTGTGTTCGGGCTTTTCAGCCAGTGGTGAAGAATTCCGGCGTAGACTTCTCGGAAGTCGGTATTGAAAACTAAGTCGCCTTGATCCAAGTTTTGAAGTGAAGGCATTTCCCCTCTCAATCCGGGTTTTTTCAATCCGCCACTCATCAGCCAAAGGTTTCCTGCCGTCCCGTGATCGGTTCCTCCGCCAGCATTCTGAGCCACACGGCGACCGAATTCGCTGAAAACCATCACCAAGGTATCATCCCAAAGATTGGCTTGTTTTAAATCATTTTTGAAGGCCTGAATGGATTCGTCTACATTCTTGAGCAGGCGCTCCTGAGTTCCTTTTTGATTGGCATGCGTATCAAATCCTGAGATCGATGTGTAAAAGACCCTTGTTTCGGCCCCTGACTTCATCAAATTGGCCACAATCCTCAAATCAGCGCTAAGTGTATTGGACGGGTAGCTGCCATCTCCGGAACTCGGCTTGATGAGGCTCGAAAGGTAATCTGCACCTTCAGTAACTCGAACGGCGGTTTGATAGAGGTAAGAGGCCATGTCGTGATCGTGTTTCTCGCTATGAGCCATGGCTTGCAAAAGTCGATCATCTTTGATTCGCTTGATCCCGTTGAGATTTGAAATTGCCAAGGACTTCCCTTGATTTGCCTTCATAGCCAAACTCAAGTTTTCGTTGATCTCTAAAGACGGGAACTCTGCCTTGCTTTTTTGAGACCAGTGGCCCAGCCATCCCTGATCTGAATAAGATTTTCCATCGGTGGCCGTATGCCAGATATCCATACTTCTGAAGTGTGATCGATTTGGTTCAGGATACCCGACCCCTTGAAAAATAGCCATCTCTCCTTCGTCAAAGAGCGAATTGAGCGACTTCAATGAAGGATGGAGACCGAGTTCATCGGTCAACTTGTTTACTTCGTTTTGGTTGATAGCCAATCGAGGTCTGCTTTTGTAATAGATGTCATTTCGGTAGGGGACTACCGTGTTTAGCCAATCATTTCCTCCCGAAAGTTGTACCACAACCAAACGTTTTCCTGTAAAAGCAGAGGGAGCCGATAGCCTGAATAAGTTGGGTACCATCAATGTGGTTCCTGCTAATCCTGTGGTCTTTAAAAAGTCTCTTCTGTTTTGCATGGCTATTTGAGTTGGTATTCAGGTAGAGAGGCTATAAGAGCCAGAGCGCCTTTGGTTCCTTCGAAACCAAGTAGTTTGATTTCTTCGATCATCTCGTTTTCGTTAAGAACGGTCTCCGGAATCAGCCAATTGGCGATTTGGGTTGTTTTATCGCTATAAGACATATGTCCAAACGCCTCTTCAATTGCTGAAATATTGGATTTGGCCTGTAGTCCTTTTTTTAATCTCTTTGAGAGGTTTTCCGTCAAGTCCTCACCTTGGGCAAAAGACTTATTCGTTTTTACTTCGTAGTCATTCTTTAGCAAAATGGCCCTTGCTAACGAAAGTCGAGTGGGGAGGGTAGAAGCGTCGATCCACCCTTTGCCGGAAGGCCAACCTGCTACATTGGGCGGTTGAAAGAGTACTTGACCTAATCCCTTTTGTATGGCTATACGGTAGAAGTTGTCATCCGCACTTAGGTGGAAGTCTCGCTCCAAGCGTACCAACAGTTCAACAGGTGAGAGCACATCCTGCCCGATGATATCTTCAGAGTTAAACTCATCTGATTCTGCGATGGCAAGCAAGACAGGACCTATTTCATAGTCTGACTCGTAGAAGGTTCTGGTCAAAGTCGATTGTAGATTTTCGCTTGGAGGCCTTCCTAAGAAGTACTTCGCTATTTTTCCGGAGACATATTCAGCAGCAGCTTTTTCTTCGAGGATTCTATCAATTACCTCTTCTCCTGTCCAGCGTTTGGTTTCGCCGAAGAAGGTTTTTGTGCCATTGTCATGCTGGCGTTCGTTCAATTTGAAATGCCTATCAGAATCCACGTTCCATCCTGTAAATGCTCGTGCTGATTCCTTGATATCTTTCTCTGAATAGTTTCCGATCCCGAGTGTGAATAGCTCCATCACTTCTCTGGCAAAATTCTCGTTGGGATGGCCTTTGCGATTTTGCTGATTGTTCAGGTAGAGCAACATCGCAGGCTCTTTAGCAATGCCGTGCAGAAGACTTCTGAAATTCCCCAAAGATTCTTTCCGAATAAGCTCCAGGTAGGAACTTGTCATGTACGAGGTTTTTGGTTTGCAAGCGAAGTGATCGTGCCAGAAGAGACTCATCTTTTCCCGTAGCGGATTCGATGTATTGGCCATTTTAGCTATCCATTCCCCATTGATTTCGATCACCAGTTTTCGATCGGCATCTATCATGGCTTTGCGGTCCGACTTTTCCATTCCCACCATTTCTTTGAAGCGGATGGGTTTCAGTTTCCTTGAGATTTCTAAGGGACTGAAGTCTCTTGAATCCATCTGCTTTTCAAGATTTTTGTGAGCGTCAAATGAATTCGATTCCTTAAATAAAAGCAGGTCTTTAAGGCTTAAGCCGAATCCAAAACGAGAGTGATAGTGCTTTAATTCCTTAAGTGAATTCATAATCTTCATGTAATTAAGACTAGGCTTTTCTGTCTTGGTTTAATACCCTCTTTCAAGAACTGCACCGAAAACCGTTTTTAAGAAAATTGGAACGAAAGTTTGTAAATCTTGTTGTAGAAATGGCGCATGGAAAATTCTCGAACCATAATTGATCGGTCTTTTGGCATTTTGCTCTCTGAGAAAACCAAAAGAAAAAGCGAAAAGGTGATTGTCACCATTGCTATAATTTGCTTTTTTATTCACCTCATTGGGATCTATTTGAAAAAGTTCGGATGGATCAGCATAGACGCTCATCCCGAATTGTTTTCAAGTCCAATAGCGGCGATCTATACGCCTTTTTCATTCATCCTTTTGTACGAAGCGTATCTGCTGGTTTATTATCTCCCCAAGTCAACTTCCTTTTATATAGCAAAGCAATACGAAATCATCACCCTAATCGTGATTCGTAGGATATTCAAAGATTTATCCAATCTTGAATTTACTGAAGATTGGTTTAGCGTGAGTTACGATCTTCAGTTTACTTATGATCTTATCGCTACTATATTTCTTTTTTTCTTGATCTATCTTTTTTACCGTCTGAATGCGAATCAAAATTCACGGAAAGAAGCGTTAGAAAAAACTCCCGAAACCGAGAAGTTTATTTTGAGAAAGAAAATTATTTCCATTCTCTTGGTTCCCATTTTCCTTGTGCTGGCTGTTTACAGCCTGTTTAATTGGGTTTACCGTAGTTTTTCTCTTTCCGAAATGGTGGACACGATAATGGATATCAATGAAATATTCTTTGACGAGTTTTTTGGGATCCTAATCTTGACAGATGTCTTTCTATTGTTGATTTCATTTTTCTACATCGATCGGTTTAGTTTGGTAATCAGAAATTCAGGTTTTGTAATATCTACCATTCTTATCAAACTCTCATTCGGAACGGAGGGAATTCTCAACACAGCTCTTATTGTAGTCGCAGTACTTTTTGGCGTCATCGTTTTATGGGCACAGAATCTGTATGCGCAAATTGAACCTATTGGGGATTAGTATCTCTCTTCAAAGGCTTATTTGTTTTTTTGATTTTGTTGGGATTATCCCATAAAAAAAGGCCGTCACCAATTTGACAGCCCTTTTAATTCTATTAGAGTTTTTCTATTAAGCTATCGCAGGATCCGTTCTGCCTAAATCTCTCAACATTTTAAAATGGCCTTTAACTGCAGCAAAGAATGTATTTTCCATATGATAAGGAATATTGAATTCAGCAGCAGTTTCTTGAACAATTTTAGAAAGCTTCGGATAGTGAACGTGACAAATGTTCGGAAATAGGTGGTGTTCGATTTGAAAGTTCAAGCCTCCCGTAAACCATCCTACGATTTTGCTTTTGGGCGCAAAATTGCAGGTTGTTAAAAGTTGGTGAACCGACCAGTTTTGTTTAATTTCTTCTCCTTCTGCAATAACGAACTCAGAACTTGGAACCACGTGTGCCAATTGGAATGTGATGCTCAATGCAACACCCGCAACTACATGCATGCTCATAAACATGAGGAAGGTCATCCAGATGGGAACATTTACCACAAGCATTGGCAACAACAGAAATACAGAGAAGTAAAGAATCTTACCGAATATGATTTTGGATAGTCTGCCTGCATATTCCTTGTTGGTCTTCAAGAAGCCTTTCTCCTTGTATTTTGCGAGTTTCAAGAAATCTTTTCCCGTAGCCCAGTAAAAGGTACTTACGGCATAAAAGAAAACAGCATAAATGTGCTGATACCTGTGGTACCAGTATCTTGGCTGATTTGGAGAAAAACGCAATAAATACCTTACCTCAATATCTTCGTCACCGTTCTCTACATTAGTGTAGGTGTGGTGCAAAACATTGTGTTGAATCTTCCACATTTTTGCGTCTGCACCTAGTGCTACAGAGGAAAATCCGAAAAGTCGATTGGCTTTCTTTTTGTCAAACATTGAACCGTGCAAGGCATCATGCATAACAGAGGTACCCATGAAAGCCTTACCGACACCCATTACGATCCAAAGTGCAAATAACAACCCTACCGATTCGAATCCTCCAAAAAGGATGACAATGAAAGGGCCGAAGTAGAGAAACAAAGCTGAGAATGTTTTTAGCTTCATTATTGAGTTACCGCTTTTTTCAATTTTATTTTCACTGAAATAAGCGTTTACTCTCTTTCTCAATTCGATTGAGAAATCTTTATTAATCTGTCTTGAAAATTTGTATCGCGTCATTATAAATTATTGAATTGTCTTCTACACCTATCATCTGCACTCGGCGCAAAAATGAGAATAATTGATTGCATCCCTTGCGAATGCGAAACTTTTTCTCAACACCGTTGTAGGGCAAAAGTACGATTAAACGGTGAGGTATTGCTTAAATTGCTTTTTATCAATGCAGTAAAAGTGTAAAGTGTTGGGAGTTAAACTTTGTCATCCTTGTTTACGACAAAAGTAGTGAAGGAACACCAAGATCGATTTAAAGTTTCGAAAAGTCCTGAAAGGATTCTTTACACTATCACAAT encodes the following:
- a CDS encoding DUF1501 domain-containing protein, which produces MQNRRDFLKTTGLAGTTLMVPNLFRLSAPSAFTGKRLVVVQLSGGNDWLNTVVPYRNDIYYKSRPRLAINQNEVNKLTDELGLHPSLKSLNSLFDEGEMAIFQGVGYPEPNRSHFRSMDIWHTATDGKSYSDQGWLGHWSQKSKAEFPSLEINENLSLAMKANQGKSLAISNLNGIKRIKDDRLLQAMAHSEKHDHDMASYLYQTAVRVTEGADYLSSLIKPSSGDGSYPSNTLSADLRIVANLMKSGAETRVFYTSISGFDTHANQKGTQERLLKNVDESIQAFKNDLKQANLWDDTLVMVFSEFGRRVAQNAGGGTDHGTAGNLWLMSGGLKKPGLRGEMPSLQNLDQGDLVFNTDFREVYAGILHHWLKSPNTADILGPIIKTAVI
- a CDS encoding DUF1800 domain-containing protein, whose amino-acid sequence is MNSLKELKHYHSRFGFGLSLKDLLLFKESNSFDAHKNLEKQMDSRDFSPLEISRKLKPIRFKEMVGMEKSDRKAMIDADRKLVIEINGEWIAKMANTSNPLREKMSLFWHDHFACKPKTSYMTSSYLELIRKESLGNFRSLLHGIAKEPAMLLYLNNQQNRKGHPNENFAREVMELFTLGIGNYSEKDIKESARAFTGWNVDSDRHFKLNERQHDNGTKTFFGETKRWTGEEVIDRILEEKAAAEYVSGKIAKYFLGRPPSENLQSTLTRTFYESDYEIGPVLLAIAESDEFNSEDIIGQDVLSPVELLVRLERDFHLSADDNFYRIAIQKGLGQVLFQPPNVAGWPSGKGWIDASTLPTRLSLARAILLKNDYEVKTNKSFAQGEDLTENLSKRLKKGLQAKSNISAIEEAFGHMSYSDKTTQIANWLIPETVLNENEMIEEIKLLGFEGTKGALALIASLPEYQLK
- a CDS encoding copper resistance protein NlpE — its product is MKFPIHLLFALAILFHSCGNGDSAESDTSEADSVKTEKHVVADPHNSQNALDWTGTYSGVLPCDACDELQAEITLEENGRFSRKLVYKGKSKTPLLSSGIFEWNEAGSEITLKSFKGNGQVYKVGENRLIYQVPEGGSVEYILSKVVEKADEPV
- the paaG gene encoding 2-(1,2-epoxy-1,2-dihydrophenyl)acetyl-CoA isomerase PaaG; protein product: MESILIEKQGGITFLKLNRPKVFNSFNKEMSFALHAALDSCQADKSVRAVVIQGIGKAFCAGQDLQEVTDPEGPLLTSIVRDHYNPIIEKIRNLDKPVIAAVNGVAAGAGANIALACDVVLACESSSFIQAFSKIGLIPDSGGTFFLPRLVGFQRASALMMLGDKVSANDAMEMGMIYKAVPDDEFDSAVEATAAKLAAMPTKGLAYTKKALNRSMQNNLSSQLALEEQLQTRAGGTHDYNEGVTAFLEKRKPEFKGE
- a CDS encoding acyl-CoA desaturase yields the protein MTRYKFSRQINKDFSIELRKRVNAYFSENKIEKSGNSIMKLKTFSALFLYFGPFIVILFGGFESVGLLFALWIVMGVGKAFMGTSVMHDALHGSMFDKKKANRLFGFSSVALGADAKMWKIQHNVLHHTYTNVENGDEDIEVRYLLRFSPNQPRYWYHRYQHIYAVFFYAVSTFYWATGKDFLKLAKYKEKGFLKTNKEYAGRLSKIIFGKILYFSVFLLLPMLVVNVPIWMTFLMFMSMHVVAGVALSITFQLAHVVPSSEFVIAEGEEIKQNWSVHQLLTTCNFAPKSKIVGWFTGGLNFQIEHHLFPNICHVHYPKLSKIVQETAAEFNIPYHMENTFFAAVKGHFKMLRDLGRTDPAIA
- a CDS encoding 3-hydroxyacyl-CoA dehydrogenase NAD-binding domain-containing protein; amino-acid sequence: MSRLDKDTKIAIIGSGSMGAGIAQVAAAAGHDVCLFDNNSEALDSAATKLKKILDRLVEKERITQKEGESIYNRIEFCNHLEDLTGTGLMIEAIVEDLGVKRNLFSHLELIADDNTILATNTSSLSIAKIASACSKPQRVLGIHFFNPAPLMPLVEIIPAVQTSGDTLVEARNLIDSWGKVTVIAKDTPGFIVNRVARPFYGEALRILEEGIADVPTIDWAVKELGGFRMGPFELMDYIGNDINYVVTETVFKEFFYDPRYRPSFTQKRMMEAGWLGRKSGKGYYDYSDAANNPKPNEDVELGQKVLHRILVMLINEAADALYLNISTREGIELAMTRGVNYPKGLFQWADELGIDEVLKQLEALQDLYGEDRYRPSVLLKRMVEEKKTFYSENLIEN
- a CDS encoding hotdog fold thioesterase — protein: MSDKKPSSWKIVETMMKKDAFSQWLGIEVIVVDKGYAKLKMKVKDEMLNGFGIAHGGVTYSLADSALAFASNGHGKMAVSTGTSIAHFRQVHSGDTLTAEARETNLGEKVAHYQITITNQDEEVVASFFGSVYRTSKDWEI
- a CDS encoding polyphosphate kinase 2 family protein translates to MIDSSNLSSQFQVPTDGSFVLSDHHSTWSAPLGIESLTGKELKKAAKKFLKENLKQLQEAQELLWASNRRSMLLIFQAMDAAGKDSTIKHVMTGINPQGVSVTSFKQPSKEELEHNFLWRYWNKMPERGQIGIFNRSYYEEVLVVKVHPEILDARPLPRGPRGTEFWEARYEDINTMERHLFRSGKVILKFFLNVSKEEQKKRFIDRLSIPEKHWKFTESDVQERQHWDRYMQAFEEAIKATSTEWAPWHVIPADNKWKMRGLVSSIITEKILSLNLEFPQVSEDEKARLQEIKKKLENE